One window of Staphylococcus chromogenes genomic DNA carries:
- a CDS encoding DUF806 family protein, which translates to MNVTDVIYKKLIADKRITVEDNVFKYVVPENFHESTNQPIVRITPLPYNPDEYADNEEFSREFDFQIDIWWSSDEPHEQAEAIVENLKQLNFKSYYREPMYEVETLTFREIIRASGSLLF; encoded by the coding sequence ATGAATGTAACTGATGTGATTTACAAGAAACTCATCGCCGACAAACGTATTACGGTTGAGGATAACGTATTTAAATATGTGGTTCCTGAGAATTTTCACGAATCAACAAATCAACCAATTGTAAGGATTACCCCGTTACCGTATAACCCTGATGAATATGCAGACAACGAGGAATTCTCAAGAGAATTCGACTTCCAAATTGATATTTGGTGGTCATCAGATGAACCGCATGAGCAAGCAGAAGCGATTGTGGAGAATCTAAAGCAATTAAATTTTAAATCATATTACAGAGAACCGATGTACGAAGTTGAAACTCTAACTTTTAGAGAAATCATTCGTGCATCAGGTTCTCTATTATTTTAG
- a CDS encoding phage head completion protein, which yields MKFNSNRLNERVTFCQDTSKSINGLPQKPITEELYSCYACIQDARESDMQTSLTTGSQFIKTIIIRDPRGDYKPNNKHYVIHDGDKYQIKYVKKDYEDKSYVRVYCEVVF from the coding sequence ATGAAGTTCAATTCGAATAGGTTAAATGAACGAGTAACTTTTTGCCAAGATACCAGTAAATCAATCAATGGTCTTCCACAAAAGCCGATTACAGAAGAGTTATACAGTTGCTATGCATGTATTCAAGATGCAAGAGAATCAGATATGCAGACAAGTCTAACGACAGGTTCACAGTTCATTAAAACAATCATCATACGTGATCCAAGAGGAGATTATAAACCGAACAATAAACATTATGTAATCCATGACGGTGATAAATATCAAATCAAATACGTCAAAAAAGACTATGAAGATAAGTCTTATGTGCGTGTTTATTGCGAGGTGGTTTTCTAA
- a CDS encoding HK97-gp10 family putative phage morphogenesis protein, with protein sequence MGAKIEKNNIEQGLVRKQIEFKASQNRVLRAGALALTPLLKRNTPVSDRKRHAKDNIAVSNIRTDRDSSEKYVLIGYTKGYSHRIHATEFGTMYQRPQLWITKTEKSGSKLVYKAMLTAMRRVMK encoded by the coding sequence ATGGGTGCAAAGATTGAGAAGAATAACATTGAACAAGGTTTGGTTAGAAAGCAGATAGAATTTAAGGCGTCACAGAATCGTGTGTTAAGAGCCGGTGCATTAGCACTTACACCTTTACTTAAACGTAACACGCCAGTCAGTGATAGAAAGCGACATGCTAAGGATAATATAGCAGTATCGAATATTAGAACTGACCGTGATTCAAGTGAAAAGTATGTCCTTATTGGATATACAAAAGGCTATTCACACCGGATACATGCAACGGAATTCGGCACTATGTATCAACGTCCACAATTGTGGATTACTAAAACAGAAAAAAGCGGTAGTAAGCTAGTATATAAAGCAATGCTAACCGCTATGAGAAGGGTGATGAAATGA
- a CDS encoding HK97 family phage prohead protease has translation MGKETRVGNITEVRSNDDNEMVIEGYALKFDTWSENLGGFKETISRSALENTDLSDVRCLVDHVPSQIIGRTKSGTLELETDDVGLKYRCKLPNTTFARDLYENMRVGNINQCSFGFMLDEQGDEMRFDEKENIYKRTLKAIRELTDVSVVTYPAYKDTDVKPALRSIENIENEERKKALELKLKKHSITNKLGEVEHH, from the coding sequence ATGGGCAAGGAAACTAGAGTCGGTAACATTACTGAAGTTCGTTCGAATGACGATAATGAAATGGTTATTGAGGGTTACGCTTTAAAATTTGATACATGGTCAGAAAATTTAGGTGGATTCAAAGAAACAATCTCAAGAAGTGCTTTAGAAAACACTGATTTATCTGATGTGCGTTGTTTGGTAGACCATGTACCATCACAAATTATCGGCAGAACGAAATCGGGGACGTTGGAGCTTGAAACTGATGATGTTGGTTTGAAATACCGTTGTAAATTACCAAATACAACATTTGCACGTGATTTATACGAAAATATGCGCGTGGGTAACATCAATCAATGCTCATTTGGTTTTATGCTCGATGAGCAAGGCGATGAAATGCGTTTTGACGAGAAAGAAAACATCTATAAACGTACTTTGAAAGCGATTCGTGAACTTACAGATGTATCCGTTGTAACTTATCCGGCATACAAAGATACTGATGTAAAACCAGCATTACGTAGTATTGAAAACATTGAAAATGAGGAGCGCAAAAAGGCGTTAGAGTTAAAACTCAAAAAACATTCTATTACAAATAAGCTTGGTGAAGTTGAACACCATTAA
- a CDS encoding phage portal protein: MGIFYRDLQYNEDDLQMMVQTLPGFQGTSLRQYTDVEAIKHSDIFTAVMMIASDLARMPIRLNVNGQIDYSNKVVHLLNTRPNSLYNGYIFKLVVFASALLTSHGYVEITRDKLGNPVSLTFRKTSEVELKSDRMARPYYLHERTDDNGQFISRNIKYEDMLDIKFYSLDGIHGLSLLDTLSRTIDSDNNGKDFLNNFLRNGTHAGGILKMKGVLNDKKARDRARKEFHKAFSGTKQAGKVVVLDESMTFDQLEVDTEVLKLIRENKSSTREIAGVFGIPLHKFGIETTNMSITDANLDYLSTLKPYITCVCAELNFKFNDEYTDKVCEFKFDTTEIRVVDEKTQAEIDKINIDSGKTNIDEVRKRDGLPPIPGGYGSIHRVDLNHVNIALVDEYQMNKSRGTDNKLKGGEEDGQGN; this comes from the coding sequence GTGGGTATTTTCTACCGAGATTTACAATACAACGAAGATGATTTGCAAATGATGGTGCAGACATTACCAGGCTTTCAAGGTACTAGTTTAAGGCAGTATACCGATGTGGAGGCTATTAAACATAGTGATATATTCACTGCAGTTATGATGATTGCGTCGGATTTAGCACGTATGCCGATTAGATTAAATGTTAACGGTCAGATTGATTATAGTAATAAGGTTGTTCATTTGTTAAACACACGACCAAATTCTCTATACAACGGCTACATTTTTAAATTAGTCGTGTTTGCCAGTGCTTTATTGACGTCGCATGGTTATGTTGAGATCACACGTGATAAATTAGGTAATCCGGTTAGTTTAACTTTCAGAAAAACTTCTGAAGTTGAATTGAAATCTGACAGAATGGCACGTCCATACTATCTACATGAACGTACAGATGATAACGGTCAATTTATTAGTCGGAATATTAAATATGAAGATATGTTAGACATTAAATTCTACTCGTTAGACGGCATTCATGGGTTATCTTTACTCGATACATTGAGTAGGACGATTGATTCTGATAACAATGGTAAAGACTTTTTAAATAACTTCTTACGCAATGGTACACATGCAGGCGGAATACTTAAGATGAAAGGCGTCTTAAACGATAAAAAAGCGAGAGACCGTGCGAGAAAGGAATTCCACAAAGCATTTAGTGGTACTAAACAAGCCGGTAAAGTGGTTGTGCTAGATGAATCGATGACATTTGACCAATTAGAAGTCGATACTGAAGTGTTAAAGCTCATTCGTGAGAATAAATCATCCACACGTGAGATTGCCGGAGTATTTGGCATACCGTTACACAAATTCGGTATCGAAACAACGAATATGAGCATTACAGACGCGAACCTGGACTATCTTTCAACGCTAAAACCTTACATTACATGCGTTTGTGCAGAGTTAAATTTCAAATTCAATGACGAATATACGGATAAAGTCTGTGAATTTAAATTTGATACTACTGAAATACGTGTGGTTGATGAAAAAACACAAGCTGAAATCGATAAAATCAATATCGATTCAGGTAAAACAAACATTGATGAAGTCCGTAAACGTGATGGCTTACCGCCTATTCCTGGTGGCTACGGTAGTATTCATCGTGTTGACCTCAACCACGTGAATATAGCGCTTGTTGATGAGTACCAAATGAATAAATCACGCGGCACTGACAACAAATTGAAAGGTGGTGAGGAAGATGGGCAAGGAAACTAG
- a CDS encoding head-tail connector protein, whose amino-acid sequence MSDLQLLKKHCKIDHSSEDDLLEMYYEWAKEDIASAVTDDMAWLEEQRLFKTAVFPLTAYYFENRLAFSERNLNYAPHMVLSVVHKLRDAYEVQFE is encoded by the coding sequence GTGAGTGATTTACAGCTATTAAAAAAGCATTGCAAAATAGACCATAGTTCAGAAGACGATTTACTGGAAATGTACTACGAATGGGCAAAAGAAGATATAGCGAGTGCGGTTACTGATGATATGGCTTGGTTAGAGGAGCAAAGATTATTTAAGACTGCAGTATTCCCACTCACTGCTTATTACTTTGAAAATCGTTTGGCTTTTTCGGAAAGGAACCTTAACTATGCACCGCATATGGTATTAAGTGTTGTGCATAAGTTGCGTGATGCGTATGAAGTTCAATTCGAATAG
- the gpGT gene encoding phage tail assembly chaperone GT has product MKVAKQLIDEGMDPEKVANMPIHFFLEILNSRVEHKKKATSFAQVFG; this is encoded by the coding sequence ATGAAAGTTGCAAAGCAATTAATCGATGAAGGCATGGACCCTGAGAAAGTGGCTAACATGCCAATTCATTTCTTTTTAGAAATTCTAAATTCAAGAGTTGAACACAAGAAAAAAGCAACAAGCTTTGCTCAAGTGTTCGGCTAA
- a CDS encoding phage tail tape measure protein gives MANPIGNMVIKVDLDGSGFNRGITGLNRQMRMVSREMSANLSKFGRYDQSLEKSKVKVDGLTKRQQIQAQKVRELKNNYDQLSKETGENSAKTQAAAAKYNQAYAELNKYEQELNQATAEMKALERQQQVLNTTMGKIGNKFSELGPRLQEIGSKMQSVGRNMSMYVSAPIVAGFGAAVKKSIDFDDSMRKVKATSGATGSEFQQLRDKALEMGAKTKFSASESADALNYMALAGWDTKDMLGGIDGVMQLAAASGEDLGQVSDIVTDSLTAFGMKAKDSGHFADVLAQTSSKANTDVRGLGEAFKYAAPVAGALGYTVEDTSIAIGLMSNAGIKGEKAGTALRTMFTNLSSPTKAMKEKMDELGISITDSSGNMLPMRDVMDQLRGKFKGLSKEQQASAAATIFGKEAMSGALAVINASDEDYKKLTKSIDNSTGASKRMSDEMEGGIGGSIRQMKSAIESLAISIGDVMAPYIKKLAEWVSHAATKLNEMPKGTQKVVVGFGLLAAAIGPLLMALGVMVSTIGSAMTVLGPLMLGIRNFTIATKLANGATKLWSGTQKIWNGIVTTSKAIADGYRYAVARLSTSQTIAAIKTKLSETAIKIWTATTKAASIASKGLGLAIRFMTGPIGLVITAVGLLVAAIIHLWRNNEIFRNNVIKLWNGIKNALSVIWNSIKSFGIAVWNGLKNGVMFIIQNWWMLMKAYFNMWKVVITTIFNAIKNTVIGVWKVIKTSTLFIINALKTGATAIFNGLLFVIRKILSLYKQAFLNTWNAIKFVVTTIAKSIANTVRNNWNNIKNFTIFIFKSVKSFITNIWSSIKSTIYRYASSAYQLVRSIWNALSRSTRNIFSNLRAWITNTWSKIKNSVTRFARLLWDGVRNTWNNLSTGTRNIFNRVKTTIVNIWDSIKRSVTGIASALWRSVRNTFNNMKNGLANIIGKIKNHIGGMVSAIKKGLNGLIDGLNWVGSKLSLPKIPKLSTGTQRINRHIRTTSDGRLKHGTMAVVGDKGPGNGIGIDGRRELIQYPNGRTALTPAKDTTTFLPKGSRVISGGVRQSLEEAEGAGMYPRFSVGTWFGNAKDWIGDKMQGVGRALGNSAKWLSDKVGDVMDYMDNPGKLFNKVMSLMGVNFSSLTKGMGIVGEITRAAFKKIKKGAIDWITNGFEAQAGDGSVFDGFKILQRYSAPPYPPNPNYPFNGGVHHGIDYDTPVGTPIRTPMGGRVRSWYDNYGGGKAITVQQGKTFLWFMHLSQQLRKTGEQIKAGQLIGKSGNTGSMTNYRHLHFQVNQGGEANRYSVEPQRWLRKNDKTGGGKGYPSGSGAAYASRVIRQAQNILGGRYKSNYIHDAMMRLAKRESNYQPNAVNNWDINAQRGTPSKGLFQMIQPTFMSNAKSGYTNFNNPLHQGISALRYIVRTYGWGGFNRAAAYAYKTGGLVHNGLYHLGEDGYPEWIIPTDPSRADDAAKLLALASNDISKNKRPKHFSNNSVGSNGDSNLEKKLDTMIGLLIKLVGSNEEIANKDYEPVIDNFGLGDFINKTVDKRERDTLRKQRFNAGGVFA, from the coding sequence ATGGCAAATCCTATAGGTAATATGGTCATAAAAGTTGATTTAGACGGTTCGGGGTTTAATCGTGGTATTACTGGATTAAATCGACAAATGCGCATGGTTTCTCGTGAAATGAGCGCTAACCTTTCTAAATTTGGGCGTTATGATCAATCACTTGAGAAGTCTAAAGTGAAAGTCGATGGATTAACTAAACGACAACAAATTCAAGCTCAAAAAGTCAGAGAATTGAAAAATAATTATGACCAATTATCGAAAGAAACAGGAGAAAACAGCGCTAAAACACAAGCGGCTGCTGCTAAATACAATCAAGCCTATGCAGAGTTAAATAAATATGAACAAGAGTTGAATCAAGCAACGGCTGAAATGAAAGCTTTGGAGCGTCAACAACAAGTTTTAAACACGACTATGGGTAAGATTGGTAATAAATTTAGTGAGTTGGGACCACGCTTGCAAGAAATTGGCAGTAAAATGCAGTCTGTTGGGCGTAATATGAGTATGTATGTAAGTGCGCCGATTGTTGCCGGGTTTGGTGCAGCAGTTAAAAAAAGTATAGACTTTGACGACTCAATGCGTAAAGTTAAAGCGACTTCAGGTGCTACGGGAAGTGAATTCCAACAATTACGTGATAAGGCACTTGAAATGGGCGCTAAAACAAAATTTAGTGCCAGTGAATCCGCCGATGCATTAAACTACATGGCGCTTGCAGGTTGGGATACTAAAGATATGCTAGGTGGTATTGATGGTGTTATGCAGTTAGCTGCTGCATCGGGTGAAGATTTAGGACAAGTAAGTGACATTGTAACGGATAGTTTAACTGCATTTGGAATGAAAGCTAAAGATAGCGGTCACTTTGCAGATGTACTAGCGCAGACAAGCTCTAAAGCTAACACTGATGTACGTGGTTTAGGTGAGGCATTTAAATATGCAGCACCAGTTGCCGGGGCTTTAGGTTACACTGTGGAAGATACATCTATAGCAATTGGTTTGATGTCTAATGCAGGTATTAAAGGAGAAAAAGCCGGAACTGCACTACGTACAATGTTTACTAACTTATCTAGCCCGACTAAAGCAATGAAAGAAAAAATGGATGAATTAGGTATATCTATTACCGATAGTAGTGGCAATATGTTGCCGATGCGTGATGTTATGGATCAATTACGTGGGAAGTTTAAAGGTCTTTCTAAGGAACAACAAGCAAGTGCGGCGGCTACCATATTCGGCAAAGAAGCAATGAGTGGAGCGTTAGCTGTTATTAATGCATCTGATGAGGATTACAAAAAACTAACCAAGTCCATCGATAATTCAACAGGCGCTTCAAAGCGAATGTCAGATGAAATGGAAGGCGGAATCGGTGGTTCAATTCGTCAGATGAAATCGGCCATTGAATCCCTAGCAATTAGTATTGGCGATGTTATGGCGCCGTACATTAAAAAGCTAGCGGAATGGGTTTCTCATGCCGCAACTAAATTAAATGAAATGCCCAAAGGTACTCAAAAAGTAGTTGTAGGATTCGGTTTACTAGCGGCTGCAATAGGACCATTACTTATGGCTTTAGGCGTTATGGTATCTACTATAGGTAGTGCGATGACAGTGCTAGGACCATTGATGTTAGGGATACGTAACTTTACGATTGCTACAAAATTAGCAAACGGCGCAACAAAATTGTGGTCAGGAACACAAAAAATATGGAATGGTATAGTAACCACTTCAAAAGCTATAGCAGATGGATACAGGTATGCAGTTGCTAGATTATCCACATCACAAACAATAGCGGCGATAAAAACAAAACTTTCTGAGACTGCTATTAAAATATGGACTGCTACTACTAAAGCAGCATCAATTGCGTCAAAAGGTTTAGGTTTAGCAATTCGATTTATGACTGGTCCAATAGGACTCGTAATCACTGCAGTAGGATTATTAGTTGCTGCAATCATTCATTTGTGGAGGAATAATGAGATCTTCCGAAATAATGTCATAAAATTATGGAATGGTATTAAAAATGCACTATCAGTGATTTGGAACAGCATTAAATCATTTGGTATTGCCGTATGGAATGGCTTGAAAAATGGTGTAATGTTTATCATTCAAAATTGGTGGATGTTAATGAAAGCCTACTTCAATATGTGGAAGGTTGTAATTACTACAATTTTTAATGCCATAAAAAATACGGTAATAGGCGTTTGGAAAGTTATTAAGACTAGTACGTTATTTATTATAAATGCCTTGAAAACAGGTGCTACAGCTATTTTTAATGGTTTATTATTTGTAATTCGAAAAATATTATCTTTATATAAGCAAGCATTTTTAAATACTTGGAATGCTATCAAGTTTGTGGTGACTACAATTGCTAAATCCATAGCGAATACAGTTAGGAATAACTGGAATAATATTAAAAATTTTACGATATTCATATTTAAATCTGTCAAATCGTTCATAACAAATATTTGGAGTTCTATTAAATCCACAATATATAGATATGCAAGTAGTGCCTATCAATTGGTTAGGAGTATTTGGAATGCACTTAGTCGTTCTACACGTAATATTTTTTCGAATTTAAGAGCATGGATTACTAATACTTGGTCGAAAATTAAAAATAGTGTTACTCGTTTTGCTCGACTTTTATGGGACGGCGTGCGCAATACGTGGAATAATTTAAGTACTGGCACACGAAATATATTTAATAGAGTTAAAACTACTATTGTAAATATATGGGATTCTATTAAACGTTCAGTCACTGGTATTGCTAGTGCATTATGGCGTTCAGTCCGCAATACGTTTAACAACATGAAAAATGGGCTTGCGAATATTATTGGTAAAATCAAAAATCATATCGGTGGAATGGTTAGCGCCATTAAGAAAGGTTTGAATGGATTAATTGACGGTTTAAACTGGGTAGGTTCTAAATTAAGCTTGCCTAAAATACCTAAATTATCTACAGGGACGCAACGTATAAACCGACATATACGCACTACATCTGATGGTCGATTAAAACACGGCACTATGGCAGTTGTGGGAGATAAAGGTCCTGGTAACGGCATAGGTATTGATGGTCGTCGTGAATTAATTCAATACCCTAACGGACGTACCGCTTTAACTCCTGCGAAAGATACGACTACATTCTTACCTAAAGGGTCACGTGTAATAAGTGGCGGAGTGCGACAAAGCTTAGAAGAAGCAGAAGGTGCAGGTATGTATCCACGATTTAGTGTTGGTACTTGGTTTGGCAATGCTAAAGATTGGATTGGCGATAAAATGCAAGGTGTCGGTCGTGCCTTAGGCAATAGTGCTAAATGGCTTTCAGATAAAGTAGGCGACGTTATGGATTATATGGATAATCCAGGTAAACTATTCAACAAAGTAATGTCGCTTATGGGCGTAAACTTTTCTTCATTAACAAAAGGTATGGGTATCGTTGGAGAAATTACTCGAGCTGCTTTTAAGAAGATAAAAAAAGGTGCGATTGATTGGATAACTAATGGTTTTGAAGCACAAGCAGGAGACGGTTCTGTATTTGACGGATTTAAAATACTACAACGTTATTCTGCGCCTCCATATCCACCAAATCCTAATTATCCATTTAACGGAGGTGTGCATCACGGTATCGACTACGACACCCCAGTTGGCACACCTATTCGTACGCCTATGGGTGGACGTGTTAGAAGTTGGTACGATAATTATGGTGGTGGTAAAGCCATAACAGTACAACAAGGTAAGACATTCTTATGGTTTATGCATTTAAGTCAACAATTACGTAAAACTGGTGAACAAATTAAGGCCGGACAACTTATTGGTAAATCAGGTAATACAGGTTCTATGACAAATTACCGTCATTTACACTTCCAAGTTAACCAAGGTGGAGAAGCAAACCGTTATTCTGTAGAACCTCAAAGATGGTTACGTAAAAATGACAAAACAGGTGGCGGTAAAGGTTACCCTTCAGGTAGTGGTGCAGCATACGCAAGTCGAGTAATTAGACAAGCACAAAATATATTGGGTGGTCGTTACAAATCTAACTACATTCATGATGCAATGATGAGACTGGCTAAACGTGAATCTAATTACCAACCGAATGCGGTTAATAATTGGGATATAAATGCTCAACGTGGCACACCTTCAAAAGGTTTATTCCAAATGATTCAACCGACGTTTATGTCTAATGCTAAATCGGGTTATACAAACTTTAATAATCCGTTACATCAAGGTATATCTGCTTTGCGATATATTGTTAGAACATATGGTTGGGGTGGCTTTAATCGAGCTGCAGCTTATGCATATAAAACTGGCGGACTTGTCCACAATGGTTTATATCACTTAGGAGAAGATGGTTATCCTGAATGGATTATCCCTACAGACCCTAGTCGTGCAGATGACGCAGCTAAATTACTTGCTTTGGCTAGTAATGATATTAGTAAGAATAAACGACCTAAACACTTTAGTAATAATAGTGTAGGTAGCAACGGCGATAGTAATTTAGAGAAAAAGTTAGACACTATGATTGGTTTATTAATAAAACTTGTAGGATCTAACGAAGAAATTGCAAATAAAGATTACGAACCAGTGATTGATAACTTTGGTTTAGGTGATTTTATTAATAAAACCGTAGATAAAAGAGAACGTGACACATTACGTAAACAAAGATTTAATGCAGGAGGTGTATTTGCTTAA
- a CDS encoding phage major capsid protein, translating into MNKKDILRSEISDLKRSVDLKIKYATRALDNDELEKAETLEKEIADLRTQIKEKEDELKKLQEKDQQEEGNSDETDAQPVVVESTRAYRQAPNLNELGISIQDTKVTSQEVRDFTNYLETREDIKGGSLKTDSGFVLIPEEIVTDILKLKEVEFNLDKYVTVKRVTNGSGKYPVVRQSEVAALPVVEELAENPELAVKPFFELAYDIQTRRGYFRISREAIEDAKVNVLQELKLWMARTIAATRNKAILDVITNGSTGSKTTGFEKEGAKLEVKKAKSLDDLKDAVNLNVKPNYEHNVAIVSQSLFAMLDKLKDKQGNYLIQPDVKEPTQKRLLGAKVEILPDELLGTAGQMKMIIGNLKDAIVLFDRSQYQAGWTDYMHFGECLMVAVRQDCRILDYKAAIVVDFDKTELEKNLEGIADGIQEV; encoded by the coding sequence ATGAATAAAAAAGATATTTTACGTTCCGAAATTTCGGATTTAAAGCGTAGTGTTGATTTAAAAATTAAATACGCTACACGTGCATTGGACAATGATGAATTAGAGAAAGCAGAAACTTTAGAAAAGGAAATTGCTGATCTACGCACACAGATTAAAGAAAAAGAAGATGAATTAAAAAAGTTACAAGAAAAAGACCAACAAGAAGAAGGCAATTCTGATGAAACGGATGCACAACCAGTTGTGGTTGAATCTACACGTGCATATCGTCAAGCACCAAACTTAAACGAGTTAGGTATTTCAATTCAAGACACTAAAGTGACATCACAAGAAGTACGTGACTTCACTAATTATTTAGAGACACGTGAAGACATTAAAGGTGGTTCACTTAAAACTGATTCAGGATTTGTATTAATCCCTGAAGAAATTGTAACTGACATTCTTAAATTAAAAGAAGTAGAGTTTAACCTTGATAAATACGTCACTGTAAAACGTGTTACTAATGGTTCAGGTAAATACCCAGTTGTACGTCAATCAGAAGTTGCAGCTTTACCAGTTGTGGAAGAATTAGCAGAGAACCCTGAATTAGCGGTTAAACCTTTCTTCGAATTAGCTTATGACATTCAAACACGTCGTGGTTACTTCCGAATTTCTCGTGAAGCAATTGAAGATGCAAAAGTTAACGTGTTACAAGAATTAAAATTATGGATGGCGCGTACGATTGCAGCTACACGTAACAAAGCTATTTTAGATGTTATCACTAACGGTTCTACTGGATCTAAAACAACTGGATTTGAAAAAGAAGGCGCTAAATTAGAAGTTAAGAAAGCGAAGTCATTAGACGACCTTAAAGATGCAGTTAATTTAAATGTAAAACCAAATTACGAGCATAACGTTGCGATTGTATCTCAATCATTATTTGCAATGCTTGATAAATTAAAAGATAAGCAAGGTAACTACTTAATTCAACCTGATGTGAAAGAACCTACGCAAAAACGTTTATTAGGCGCTAAAGTTGAAATCTTGCCTGATGAATTATTAGGTACAGCAGGTCAAATGAAGATGATTATTGGTAACTTAAAAGACGCTATCGTGTTATTTGATCGTTCACAATATCAAGCTGGTTGGACTGACTACATGCACTTCGGTGAATGCTTAATGGTTGCGGTACGTCAAGATTGCCGAATCTTAGATTACAAAGCTGCAATTGTAGTAGATTTCGACAAAACAGAATTAGAGAAGAATCTCGAAGGTATTGCAGACGGTATTCAAGAAGTTTAA